Proteins from one Malassezia vespertilionis chromosome 2, complete sequence genomic window:
- the PKP2_2 gene encoding putative protein kinase YGL059W (COG:D; COG:T; COG:Z; antiSMASH:Cluster_1; EggNog:ENOG503NVS5), with product MCLRLRPMVCRALHTSRTAQKLSSFSTPSTAAASDEDSAALGRFFYRNRSVVQWGNVPARRTTLQQLILFGRSARRNKALLMESANYLRTELTARIAHRLRDMQTLPFVAMSNEQLDSIYQYYWKTFETLRRMDTIDTMEQNERLIEVVTELLSERKNKLALIAGISSNCINYMEPEAVDLFLSRMLRSQVSREVLAKQHIALSLMQHGNQTPGAHASIGMIDTQLCIHESIQKSFQLARKAIAELYKWDPNDLRIPDMVVDGDKSTTIAYIVAHLEFILLELFKISIQATMAKHGSDRADAPETRPPAVQVTIVQGSDKGDMLVRISDAGGGLSPTNAEERDEETASVTRARGPLLLPGIEMASENAESGASLVWSFITIAEQLDKMNIKLELSDDRIQKDVTKRDPTASYPGGDGLMRLSVLNMDSKNGLPIVKLYAQLFGGDLNFRTLGGHGTDYYLRVPKFGTSKGTYAA from the coding sequence atgtgcctgcgcctgcgacCCATGGTGTGccgtgcattgcacacgtcgcgcacagcacaAAAACTCTCCTCATTTTCCACGCCTTCCacagcagcggcaagcgACGAAGActctgcggcgcttggccgcTTCTTTTATCGCAACCGCTCCGTAGTCCAGTGGGGAAatgtgccggcgcgccgcaccacgctgcagcagctcaTCCTCTTTGGCCGCTCCGCGCGGAGAAACAAGGCCTTGCTGATGGAGAGTGCCAATTATCTCCGCACAGAGCTCACGGCTCGCATTGCGCATCGGCTGCGCGATATGCAAACGCTGCCGTTCGTCGCCATGTCCAACGAACAGCTCGACAGTATCTACCAGTATTACTGGAAGACATTCGAGacgttgcggcgcatggataCGATTGATACGATGGAGCAGAATGAGCGGCTGATCGAAGTAGTCACAGAGTTGCTTTCAGAGCGCAAGAACAAGCTGGCACTCATTGCGGGTATCAGCAGCAATTGCATCAACTATATGGAGCCAGAGGCGGTTGATCTTTTCCTCTCGCGCATGCTTCGGTCGCAGGTATCGCGTGAGGTGTTggccaagcagcacattgcgcTCTCGTTGATGCAGCATGGGAACCAGACGCCGGGTGCACACGCAAGTATCGGCATGATCGATACGCAGTTGTGCATCCACGAATCGATCCAGAAAAGTTTTCaactcgcgcgcaaggcaaTTGCAGAACTGTACAAGTGGGACCCGAATGATCTGCGCATCCCCGACATGGTCGTTGACGGCGACAAAAGCACGACGATTGCCTACATCGTAGCGCATCTCGAATTTATACTCCTGGAGCTGTTCAAAATCTCGATACAGGCGACCATGGCAAAGCATGGATCCGATCGTGCAGATGCCCCGGAGACACGACCGCCCGCCGTGCAAGTCACGATCGTGCAAGGATCCGATAAGGGCGATATGCTTGTGCGCATCAGCGACGCGGGCGGCGGTCTTTCCCCTACCAacgccgaggagcgcgacgaggagacGGCATCGGTGACTCGCGCCCGCGGTCCCCTCCTCCTGCCGGGGATCGAAATGGCGAGTGAAAATGCCGAGAGCGGAGCGAGTCTGGTATGGTCGTTTATCACCatcgccgagcagctcgacaagATGAACATCAAGCTTGAGCTCAGCGACGACCGAATCCAGAAAGATGTTACGAAGCGCGACCCAACAGCTTCGTACCCCGGGGGCGATGGGCTTATGCGCTTGTCGGTGCTCAATATGGACTCGAAAAATGGGCTCCCGATTGTGAAGTTATATGCGCAGCTATTTGGCGGCGATCTGAATTTCCGCACGTTGGGGGGACACGGCACGGACTATTATCTGCGCGTGCCCAAGTTTGGCACATCCAAAGGTACGTATGCGGCGTAA
- a CDS encoding uncharacterized protein (COG:U; antiSMASH:Cluster_1; TransMembrane:1 (i345-366o); EggNog:ENOG503NTVW), which translates to MSRPRPAKVDQTPEFRTLLQGCEQYSSPPAPPKLDSVREKQLAAAQAWLTEAYRIKRHISSLYTFLSTIRRPYLDITSTSKRLADRDDAMSNPVDGDDALAKWQHITSLSESERDEVDFQVKLVVKRCLDRVQELERGEKLRREAAERTFSSASVSAFAPLRLLNGNAQARQKAASDAVGMHHSSITQYLSEQLARVSSIQATMQQRRAEAQRQRYEKLSDGAKNAAWNAARHTDATAEVALRGTVGALDAGKDDLTYQLSPEQLQTFEQEASALIQSLHSDLQAVHHAEQQLHDISELQTRIVQHLQEQNEHTSNLFAETAVHGDQVTSGNVQLRRAKERNRRANQFLSLFFVLSGLVLLLMHWLD; encoded by the exons ATGTCGCGTCCACGTCCCGCTAAGGTGGACCAGACGCCCGAGTTTCGTACCTTGCTGCAAGGGTGCGAGCAGTACAGCTCGCCAcccgcgccgccaaagctGGATTCTGTGCGTGAAAAGCagctcgctgcagcacaggcGTGGCTTACAGAAGCCTACCGCATT AAACGCCATATCTCCTCCCTGTATACGTTCCTTTCCACGATCCGGAGACCATACCTTGATATCACGTCTACGTCCAAGCGTCTGGCGGACCGGGATGACGCCATGTCTAACCCCGTTGACGGCGACGATGCACTTGCCAAGTGGCAGCACATTACCTCCCTCTCGGAATCGGAACGCGACGAGGTCGACTTTCAGGTAAAGCTCGTCGTAAAAAGGTGTCTTGATCGCGTCCaggagctggagcgcggtGAGAAATTGCGCAGAGAAGCGGCGGAGCGCACAttctccagcgcaagcgtaTCGGCGTTtgcaccgctgcgcctcttgaACGGCAacgcacaggcgcggcaaaagGCCGCGTCCGACGCGGTTGGCATGCATCACAGCTCCATTACGCAGTACCTTTCggagcagcttgcgcgtgtgTCGTCGATCCAAGCCaccatgcagcagcgccgcgccgaggcgcagcgccagcgctaCGAAAAATTGTCTGACGGCGCCAAAAATGCCGCGTggaatgcggcgcgacatACAGACGCGACGGCAGAAGTTGCGCTCCGCGGTACCGTGGGCGCGTTGGACGCGGGAAAAGACGATCTCACGTACCAGCTATCTCctgagcagctgcaaacGTTTGAGCAGGAGGCGTCGGCGTTGATCCAGTCGCTGCATTCGGACTTGCAGGCGGTGCATCATGCagagcagcagctgcacgatATCTCGGAGCTGCAGACACGCATTGTGCAACATCTCCAAGAGCAGAACGAACACACATCCAACTTGTTCGCCGAGACGGCCGTGCACGGAGACCAAGTTACGAGTGGAAACGTGCAGCTACGGCGTGCGAAAGAGCGAAACCGACGTGCGAATCAATTTCTGTCGCTTTTTTTCGTGCTCAGCGGGTTGGTATTACTATTAATGCACT GGCTCGACTAG
- the BUD23 gene encoding 18S rRNA (guanine(1575)-N(7))-methyltransferase (EggNog:ENOG503NVKK; antiSMASH:Cluster_1; COG:Q; BUSCO:EOG092646EZ) — MSRPEHLAPPEIYYGDTEAQKYTSNTRNQTIQAEMTQRAIELMALPEHRRPGLILDIGCGSGLSGEILTWEGYEWVGFDISPSMLSVGLERDAEGDMLLADAGHGCMFRPGCFDGAISISVLQWLCNADTSYNAPGTRLSTFFSTLYACLTRGARCVFQFYPENDSQIQFIMSMATKAGFGGGLVVDYPNSVKAKKIYLVLWVGGEMIAGMNGEGMGVKQQLPEAYDFDQDSRGATVRNETRKVGAQRDRKRKKQGESAKEYIQRKKVLDRARGKTNVPHDSKYSGKKRRRK; from the exons ATGAGTCGCCCAGAGCATCTGGCCCCCCCAGAGATCTACTATGGCGACACAGAAGCACAGAAATACACGTCAAA CACACGCAACCAGACGATCCAGGCAGAAAtgacgcagcgcgccattgAGCTCATGGCGCTGCCCGAGCACCGACGCCCCGGCCTCATCCTGGATATTGGATGTGGCTCGGGCCTTTCTGGCGAGATACTCACTTGGGAGGGCTACGAATGGGTCGGCTTTGACATTAGTCCGAGCATGCTGAGCGTCGGtctggagcgcgacgccgaaGGCGATATGCTGCTGGCCGACGCCGGGCACGGATGCATGTTCCGCCCCGGGTGCTTTGACGGCGCAATAAGCATTTCTGTACTGCAATGGCTGTGCAATGCAGATACCTCATACAATGCTCCTGGCACGCGGCTAAGCACTTTTTTTTCCACATTGTACGCATGCTTGacccgcggcgcgcgctgcgtatTCCAATTCTACCCCGAGAACGACAGCCAGATTCAATTTATCATGTCCATGGCGACCAAGGCCGGGTTTGGCGGTGGTCTGGTAGTCGATTACCCAAACTCGGTGAAAGCAAAAAAGATCTACCTCGTGCTATGGGTCGGCGGCGAAATGATAGCCGGTATGAATGGCGAGGGCATGGGCGTAAAGCAGCAGCTACCGGAGGCGTACGACTTTGATCAGgattcgcgcggcgccacggTACGGAATGAAACTCGCAAGGtaggcgcgcagcgcgaccgGAAACGCAAGAAACAGGGCGAGTCGGCGAAGGAGTATatccagcgcaagaaagTGCTCGACCGCGCGCGGGGTAAGACG AATGTACCGCACGACTCAAAATACAGTGGCAAGAAACGCCGCCGAAAGTAG
- a CDS encoding uncharacterized protein (antiSMASH:Cluster_1; COG:K; TransMembrane:1 (o1252-1268i); EggNog:ENOG503NXIZ; BUSCO:EOG09260CMZ) — protein sequence MAMRSSARVNTRKRAREEDTYSEEEELEQLEEDSHSSDAYEPEDGGESDASQASIPPADDDGVVEIEQENFTRLIHAFTNDPSEKKGAKGRNPTWTASMEQEMESFHHELRGVNGYARKSKPTQVREQALSAEVKALLAQANMAYVEADLPRAIRQLEEVIRIEPTVKGAWYTLGMCFEEMGEEEKSIQCRIVGAHLTSNASDEWKSLARRSRERGLFQQSIYCLQQAIKKNRYDIDAVWDRAVMLKDSGRSRAAVESFQAILKIQPYDTEVLCELIPLLVSLGDYDMGVTILENMRRASMMNAPSDANLDPALVEDSGAHFSLNELVTLADLLLLLRRPFQVILVIKQTVRWLRGAAREDRPGDAQSDLELDDALQSDPMGLDHEVRLRLGKARFMLKDFDEGRRHFSILADEAEPTENPLLFLEMTECYFEYQQYADALEWYRLLVDDGLVDDLQAWMHMGVCYQQLDMPSEAAQVYEPILRDHPDNFDAKLGLAEVYEELGERDKALHLVNQVLTARNGTPQSADELRPGHCDGEEGGASLSFFDEAAPPGGAGMSATAQATPRVSRSGISFADRQRLEQQREEETRLALVQLSALEPLVFIDGLAHHDVVFLDGPLDAPSESSTSDEAEKRRFDATRQWMQVAGRLIDAFRSMPLLFPKERYTKYRGVVRPRRTRRSKGSDLDSHAQDLLSRLRDHLVDEATLQAEGMEEVAPEQDTFRTIHFDDWVALFMKYAIGLAKLGEHAAIHDMFRHIMVSNTVWPSEKRKMSLYLCWLACAMYARDHARVFDIVRWFPTHFQFHDEPLRLIASIANAMGFYGVDAFVSATNTKQYQRRMRTHEAIVSGKPAKINTRSGRWTMAYTGEDEEQGAEEQEDESRLAPGISSKAQPLPTQSSPIGEMFYGYLMLCANSYQPAMGYLLRALALQPNDPLLCLLCSVACLSRATNRQVDNRNHTIIQGLGILAQYATLRGPGPEAENVLALAEKSLNQEHGFTMAREAAFNLAHIYASSGSPHLAHALYTQWLSFTDTSMTPTLRVAVLLAALACSVQCAQYSLLHRVLDVNDGHALLAWQPRAVLDLPSAEGVSYQPLSTPAFEIDTDDALYELALVSGDARMFDAEAWADVKRGVSGPSLISKLCQFRTSNTEPLTDRLDVYMADAEFSSPVGLAYGVDAVRPLGANACPEFGDEQTFLGHAFQTQMHVHAPATPEVPLRMATQSMPTAVPGQKEEETKKPVENPLNDPVSFLKKYWMYLLPIVVLMMLPAGEDVPQGLQRAQAQAQAVQGQGQAKAIVTPGPAKRGGRKRG from the exons ATGGCGATGCGGAGCAGTGCGCGTGTCAACACGCGCAAGCGGGCACGCGAGGAGGACACGTAcagcgaggaagaggaacTAGAGCAGCTTGAAGAAGATAGCCACTCTTCCGATGCGTACGAGCCAGAGGACGGCGGCGAGTCAGATGCATCGCAGGCGTCAATCCCGCCTGccgacgacgacggcgtGGTCGAGATCGAGCAGGAGAACTTTACGCGGCTGATCCATGCCTTTACGAACGATCCCAGCGAGAAGAAAGGCGCCAAAGGCCGAAACCCGACGTGGACTGCGTCGATGGAGCAAGAAATGGAGTCTTTTCACCACGAGCTACGCGGTGTGAATGGATACGCACGCAAGAGCAAACCGACGCAGGTCCGCGAGCAGGCGCTTTCTGCAGAGGTGAAAGCACTGCTGGCACAGGCAAATATGGCGTACGTCGAGGCTGACTTGCCGCGAGCGATCCGCCAGCTCGAGGAGGTGATTCGTATTGAGCCAACCGTAAAAGGCGCTTGGTACACTCTCGGCATGTGCTTTGAGGAGATGGGCGAGGAGGAAAAATCGATTCAGTGCCGTATTGTTGGCGCTCATCTCACCAGCAATGCCAGCGACGAGTGGAAatcgctcgcgcgccggagCCGAGAGCGCGGCCTGTTCCAGCAGTCGATATACTGTTTGCAGCAAGCAATCAAGAAGAATCGGTACGACATCGATGCGGTTTGGGACCGTGCAGTGATGCTCAAGGATTCCGGACGTTCACGCGCAGCCGTAGAGTCGTTCCAGGCTATTTTGAAAATCCAGCCGTACGACACAGAGGTGCTCTGCGAGCTGATCCCATTGCTGGTATCGCTCGGCGACTATGACATGGGCGTCACGATTCTCGAGAatatgcgccgcgcaagcatgATGAATGCGCCGTCCGATGCCAATTTGGACCctgcgctcgtcgaggacagcggcgcgcacttTTCCTTAAACGAGCTCGTGACGCTCGCAGATTTGCTCTtgctcttgcgccgcccgttTCAAGTAATTCTCGTAATCAAGCAAACAGTGCGTtggctgcgcggcgcagcgcgggAAGACCGCCCCGGCGACGCACAAAGCGACCTTGAGcttgacgatgcgctgcaaagcgaTCCAATGGGCTTGGACCACGAAGTCCGGCTTCGCctcggcaaggcgcggtTTATGCTCAAGGATTTTGACGAGGGTAGGCGCCACTTTAGCATCCTTGCCGACGAGGCCGAACCCACAGAAAACCCCTTGCTTTTTTTGGAAATGACCGAGTGCTATTTTGAGTACCAGCAGTAtgccgatgcgctggaGTGGTACAGGCTGCTGGTCGACGACGGTTTGGTCGACGACTTGCAGGCGTGGATGCACATGGGTGTGTGCTACCAGCAGCTTGATATGCCAagcgaagcggcgcaagtcTACGAGCCGATATTGCGCGACCATCCGGATAACTTCGACGCGAAGCTTGGCCTCGCCGAGGTGTACGAGGAGCTGGGCGAAAGggacaaggcgctgcatttgGTAAATCAGGTCCTCACTGCACGCAACGGCACCCCGCAATCGGCCGACGAGCTCAGGCCAGGCCATTGCGATGGAGAGGAAGGCGGAGCTTCCCTCTCTTTCTTTGacgaagcggcgccgcccggAGGCGCGGGTATGTCTGCCACTGCACAAGCCACCCCGCGCGTTTCGCGTTCTGGCATTTCTTTTGCAGACCGCCAGCGGttggagcagcagcgcgaagAGGAGACACGACTTGCATTGGTCCAGCTCAGTGCATTGGAGCCGCTCGTCTTTATCGATGGGTTGGCGCACCACGACGTTGTGTTTCTCGACGGGCCGCTGGATGCACCAAGCGAGAGCAGTACGTCGGACGAGGCCgaaaagcgccgctttgaTGCCACACGGCAGTGGATGCAAGTCGCAGGTCGTCTTATTGACGCGTTCCGGTCCATGCCCCTCTTGTTTCCCAAAGAACGCTACACCAAGTACCGTGGGGTTGTGCGTCCCCGACGTACACGGCGATCCAAAGGATCAGACCTGGATAGTCACGCACAAGACCTGCTTTCGCGCCTGCGCGATCACCTTGTCGACGaagcgacgctgcaagcggAAGGCATGGAAGAGGTTGCGCCCGAGCAGGATACATTCCGGACCATCCACTTTGACGACTGGGTTGCTTTGTTTATGAAGTACGCCATCGGGCTTGCAAAGCTTGGAGAGCATGCCGCTATCCACGACATGTTCCGCCATATTATGGTATCCAACACGGTATGGCCGTCCGAGAAGCGGAAAATGTCACTCTACCTGTGCTGGCTTGCGTGTGCAATGTACGCTCGAGACCACGCACGCGTATTTGACATTGTGCGCTGGTTTCCGACCCACTTTCAATTTCACGACGAGCCACTGCGGCTCATTGCGAGCATTGCGAACGCCATGGGCTTTTACGGCGTGGATGCGTTTGTGAGTGCGACGAATACAAAGCAGTACCAACGGCGaatgcgcacgcacgaaGCGATTGTCTCCGGCAAGCCTGCCAAGATAAACACACGTTCAgggcgctggacgatgGCGTACACCGGGGAGGATGAGGAGCAGGGCGCAGAGGAGCAAGAGGATGAGTCGCGCCTTGCTCCGGGCATCTCTTCCAAGGCCCAGCCACTTCCGACACAGTCCTCGCCGATTGGCGAGATGTTTTATGGGTACCTGATGCTTTGTGCAAATAGCTATCAGCCAGCAATGG GCTAcctcttgcgcgcgctggcgctccAGCCAAACGACCCGCTCTTGTGCctcttgtgcagcgtcgcatGCCTCAGTCGTGCGACGAACCGCCAAGTGGACAACAGGAATCACACCATCATCCAAGGACTTGGCATTCTCGCGCAGTACGCAACACTGCGCGGACCGGGGCCTGAAGCCGA GAACGTGCTTGCACTTGCCGAAAAGAGCTTGAACCAGGAGCATGGGTttaccatggcgcgcgaggctgCGTTTAACCTGGCCCACATTTacgccagcagcggctcgccgcACTTGGCCCATGCGCTGTACACGCAGTGGCTT AGCTTTACCGACACTTCCAtgacgccgacgctgcgtgttgcggtgctgcttgctgcgctcgcgtgcAGTGTGCAGTGCGCACAGTATTcgcttttgcatcgcgTGCTGGACGTGAATGATGGGCATGCACTGCTTGCTTGGCAGCCGCGTGCGGTGCTCGACTTGCCGAGTGCAGAAGGGGTCTCGTACCAGCCGCTTTCCACACCCGCGTTTGAGATCGATAccgacgacgcgctgtACGAGCTAGCGCTTGTATCGGGAGATGCGCGTATGTTTGATGCGGAGGCGTGGGCAGATGTCAAGCGTGGCGTATCTGGTCCGTCTTTGATCAGCAAACTT TGTCAATTCCGGACCTCCAATACGGAGCCGCTTACGGATCGGCTCGACGTGTACATGGCCGATGCCGAATTTAGCTCTCCGGTTGGCCTGGCGTATGGCGTTGATGCAGTGCGGCCACTCGGTGCGAACGCGTGCCCTGAATTTGGGGATGAGCAAACGTTCCTCGGCCATGCATTTCAGACACAGATGCACGTCCATGCGCCGGCTACGCCAGAAGT TCCCCTGCGCATGGCGACGCAAAGCATGCCGACAGCTGTACCTGGCCAGAAAGAAGAGGAGACCAAGAAACCTGTGGAAAACCCACTAAACGACCCTGTTTCGTTCCTGAAAAAGTACTGGATGTATCTTCTTCCGATCGTAGTTTTGATGATGCTGCCGGCAGGCGAGGACGTGCCCCAGGgcctgcagcgtgcacaggcgcaggcacaggctGTCCAGGGCCAGGGCCAGGCCAAGGCCATCGTCACACCCGGCcctgccaagcgcggcggccgcaAGCGTGGATGA
- the CLR6 gene encoding histone deacetylase (antiSMASH:Cluster_1; COG:B; EggNog:ENOG503NVD7) has protein sequence MMEPSPVYRMPTSTVAYYYDNDVGNFSYGFGHPMKPHRMRMTHHLITSYGLDKKMQVLRPKHATREQMTQFHTDEYIDFLHRVTPEMVQDLTGDGTRFLIGEDCPAFDGLFEFCSISCGGSISAANRLNEGLTDVAINWSGGLHHAKKREASGFCYTNDIVLAILELLRAHMRVLYIDIDVHHGDGVEEAFYTTDRVMTCSFHKFGDFFPGTGDVRDIGLNKGKAYSVNVPLRDGIDAKSFGAIFRPVIQHIMDWYRPGAVVLQCGADSLAGDKLGCFNLSMHGHAECVEFVRSFGVPLICLGGGGYTVRNVARTWAFETGLLVGETLGENLPFNDYIQYYGPEYKLDVPITGMENLNTPEYLNGLRTQIIDHLRSMPFAPSVQMQETPRHSFNPAETMDLSDDEDSDLDERITQRVRDYHTQAQNDALSDDGSDAPAQMHAYDADMLAMRAPPNVPARTHDWVHSIYAPPVVQYGTQPLLPIPQA, from the coding sequence ATGATGGAGCCGTCGCCGGTGTATCGGATGCCAACGTCGACGGTGGCCTACTACTATGACAACGATGTAGGCAATTTCTCGTATGGATTTGGCCACCCGATGAAACCGCACCGCATGCGCATGACCCACCACCTTATCACGAGCTACGGCCTGGATAAAAAAATGCAGGTCTTGCGCCCGAAGCATGCGACCAGGGAGCAAATGACCCAATTTCACACGGATGAGTACATAGATTTTCTGCATCGCGTCACTCCGGAAATGGTGCAGGATCTGACAGGGGACGGGACGCGGTTCCTGATCGGTGAAGACTGCCCCGCATTCGACGGTCTGTTTGAATTTTGCAGCATATCCTGCGGCGGGAGCATCTCTGCGGCGAATCGGCTCAATGAGGGCTTGACAGACGTTGCCATAAACTGGTCGGGTGGCCTGCACCACGCAAAAAAGCGCGAGGCGAGTGGCTTCTGCTACACGAATGATATCGTGCTTGCCATCCTCGAACTGCTacgcgcgcacatgcgTGTCCTCTACATTGACATCGATGTGCACCACGGGGACGGTGTGGAGGAGGCATTTTATACCACAGATCGCGTCATGACCTGCTCTTTTCACAAATTCGGCGACTTTTTCCCGGGCACGggcgatgtgcgcgacatTGGCCTGAACAAAGGCAAGGCGTATTCGGTcaatgtgccgctgcgcgatggcATCGACGCAAAGTCTTTTGGTGCCATCTTCCGCCCGGTCATACAACACATCATGGACTGGTACCGTCCTGGCGCCGTTGTCCTCcagtgcggcgccgacTCGCTTGCGGGCGATAAGCTTGGGTGCTTTAACTTGAGCATGCACGGGCACGCTGAATGTGTCGAGTTTGTCCGCTCGTTTGGCGTGCCGCTCATCTGCTTGGGCGGCGGAGGATACACGGTgcgcaacgtcgcgcgcaccTGGGCATTCGAGACGGGTCTGCTTGTCGGCGAGACGCTCGGCGAGAATCTGCCGTTCAACGACTATATCCAGTACTATGGCCCCGAGTACAAGCTCGACGTGCCTATCACAGGCATGGAAAACTTGAATACACCCGAGTACCTCAACGGGCTCCGCACGCAGATTATCGACCacctgcgcagcatgccTTTTGCGCCAAGCGTCCAAATGCAAGAAACCCCGCGCCATTCATTCAACCCTGCCGAAACGATGGACTTGTCGGACGACGAAGACTCGGacctcgacgagcgcatTACACAGCGGGTGCGTGACTATCATACACAGGCACAAAACGATGCACTGAGCGACGACggaagcgatgcgcccGCACAGATGCATGCGTACGACGCAGATATGCTGgcgatgcgtgcgccgcccaacGTCCCTGCGCGCACACACGACTGGGTTCACTCGATCTACGCGCCGCCTGTCGTGCAGTACGGCACgcagccgctgctgccTATCCCGCAAGCATAA
- a CDS encoding protein-tyrosine-phosphatase (antiSMASH:Cluster_1; EggNog:ENOG503P1GA; BUSCO:EOG092651OF; COG:S), with translation MHDAPLAAQDDAALMPKVVVFDLDYTLWPYWVDTHIDPPLKRKHDQLNQVVDRSGQKLSFFQHVPSILFELKARNVCIAAASRTSAPTVARQALRELALDRAQSSSSRGPRQSAPPIISRDIVKAIHLFDQLEIYPGSKITHFNKIAQTTGVAFKDMLFFDDERRNAEVQRKLGVHFVHVGSEGLDLA, from the exons ATGCACGACGCACCCTTGGCAGCGCAGGATGATGCAGCGTTGATGCCCAAGGTGGTCGTGTTTGATCTCGACTACACGCTATGGCCC TACTGGGTAGACACGCACATCGACCCCCCCCTCAAGCGAAAACACGACCAACTGAACCAAGTCGTGGATCGCAGCGGCCAAAAACTCTCCTTCTTCCAGCACGTCCC ATCGATTTTGTTTGAgctcaaagcgcgcaatgtgTGTATCGCCGCAGCCTCGCGGACTTCCGCGCCTACAGTAGCGCGCCAGGCcttgcgcgagcttgcattggaccgcgcgcaaagcagtAGCTCGCGCGGCCCACGACAgagtgcgccgcccataATCTCGCGCGATATCGTGAAGGCCATCCATCTTTTCGATCAGCTCGAGATCTACCCCGGCTCGAAGATCACACACTTTAACAAAATTGCGCAGACGACGGGCGTGGCGTTTAAAGATATGC TATTCTTTGACGACGAAAGGCGTAACG CCGAAGTCCAGCGCAAACTCGGCGTTCATTTTGTGCATGTCGGCTCCGAGGGATTGGACC TGGCGTGA